AGGCTGAGACTGATAAGACTGCTGCTGTCATGCTCCGCCTTTTCATGGAGAATGTCGATCTTTTCCTCAATGGTGCCGAAACGGTCCGTCAGTACTTCTACGGGGACTGATTTAATAAAATCATTATAAAGGCGGCAGCCATCGGTGACCCGGCTGATGTTTTTTATCTCTGCTGCGGATTCAACCATTCTGCCGGCACGGAACAGAATGGTTGATTTGAATTCGCGGATCTTGAAATTATTCTGATTCAACTCAATGAGCCTGTCCACCAGTTCCAGGGATTTGTCAAAGTTGCTTTGATTGAAATAGATTATTGAGAGCGCCGTAAGGGCGACGCGGTTTCCCGGCCACATGGAAAGTACTTTCTGAAAATTTTCTTCCGCGGCCCTTATATTATTCATGCGGCTGTAGCAAAGGCCTATTACCAGTGTTGAAAGGGAAAACCTGCCGTTGATTTTCCTGGACCGCTCCAGGTTTATAACGGACTTTTTATAATCACCGGTCTTGTAATAGATGCTGCCGATATTGAAAAATATAAGATAATCACTTCCCAGCTTCAGGGCAGACTCATAACATTTAAGTGCTTCCGGGTATTTCCCCAGTAGAGAATAGACATATCCCAGACTCAGGTGCGCTTCACGATGATGGGTGTTTTCCGCAATTATGGATTTATATTCACTGACGGCTGTCATGTAATCGCCGCCCTTTTCCAGTTTCTGTGCGTGAACCATTCGTTCTGTCAGAGCTGAATCTATCATCCTTTTTTTCTCCATATTTTTTCAATGTTCTGCGCCGCTTTATTTTTCAGCCTTTATGGGCAACGACCTTGTTCCTGCCCGATTCCTTTGCCTTGTACATGGCGGAATCGGCGCGGCCGATAAGGTCTTTTTTATCAAAATCAATTTCGGGATTATACATGGCCACACCGAGGCTGATAGTGACATGCAGGGGTGTGTCCTGTCCGGGGAATTCATGCTCCTCGATAACCTGTCGGAGGCGCTTTGCGATATTGATCCCTGCCGTCAGATCTGTTTCCGGCAGTATAATGGCGAACTCCTCTCCCCCGTAGCGCGCGGGTATGTCGATACTTCGTGTGTTGTTCCTGAAGAGCCGTGCCGCCTCTTTGAGGACGATATCACCCTGTTGATGTCCGTAGGTGTCATTGAATTTTTTAAAATGATCGATATCGGACATGATGATGGTAAGGGGAGTCTTCCCCCTGTTGGAACGTTTGATTTCCTCGACGAGCCGTTCCTGGAAATAGTGATGTATGAAGAGACGGGTCATCCGGTCCAGAGTCGCCATCCGGTAGAGACGTGAATTCTCCACGGCAATGGCCGCAAATTTTGCCAGATCCTGAAGAAATTCAATTTCACTATACGTTATTGATTCGCCCGTGAGTTTGCTGCCGAGAATGATCAATCCATTGAGAGAGTTTTTTGATTTCATAGGTACAATCAGATTGGGCTGCAGCATGGAGAGTTCATTGAGATCACCGGTTAGGTCACTGTTCTGCATGAGTTCATCGAAAAGAGAGGGAAAGGGATTTTCAGACAGAGCCTTGAGGAGAGGGGAATCGCTTTTCAGAATTATACGATCTCTGTTGAATTCCTCATCGTAACCCTTGGCCATATGTATATAGTAGTTGTCCACGTCGATGTCCACCTGGAGGAGAATGACCACTTTATCAAGAAACAACTGACCAATGCAGCTGTAAAGGATTGATTCCACCAGGCTCTCAAAGTCCAGGTTGGAGGAAAGGCTGATTCCCAGGTTGATCAGGTTTTTAAGGTCATAAATCTTCCGCTCATGCTCCTGTACTTTCCGTTCATACATGGACATGTTCCCGGCAGCGAAGGAATTATTTTTTTCATCAAAATCTTTCTCTGGCATAAGATGTACTATTCCCTTTCAGGTAATATCGGACATAATCAAAAAAAATTATACCAATATTACAGCTAATTGAATAATGCCGTAATAATAGGCTGTTTATGCATCATTAAGGTCTTATCCGGACATGTACCTCCTATGGTAACAGACATTATATGTCACGGCACGCCTTTTTTTAATAGAAATGAATTTTAATCAGCGGAAAATAATCATTATCAATGGTGAGCGACAACTCACTATTTTGCATAAAATAATAATGTAAAGAGCTTGCAAAAAATGGCGGTCCATGATAATACAAGGGGGAAAATAATAAAAACCAACGGCGAAAAAAATCTTTACACAGAATATCCGGTAATTACATTAGTTCACGATTTTAAATACCTGCTGGGCAGTTTCACGAAAATTATATCTTTTCAGGATCAAGAATATATTTTTATGAGAAGCCCGCTGATCTCTGTTATCTTCTTAAAAAACAGAAAATAAATTTTATCAATAGAGGAGTAACGCACATGGCAAAACGAGTTTATGTATTTGGCGGCGGCAAGTCCGAGGGAAAAGCCGATATGAAAAATCTCCTTGGCGGAAAAGGGGCCAACCTTGCCGAGATGTCCAATCTGGGTATACCTGTTCCTGCCGGTTTTACCATCACCACCGAGGTTTGCACTGAATATTATGATAATAACAAGCAGTATTCCGCAGGACTGAAGACAGAAGTTGAAACTGCGTTGAAAGAAGTCGAAAAGATCATGGGCGCAAAATTCAATGATCCAGAGAATCCTCTCCTCCTTTCGGTCCGATCGGGAGCGCGCGTTTCAATGCCCGGCATGATGGACACGGTTCTGAACCTGGGACTCAATGATGAAACGGTGCAGGGCATTATCAGAAAATCCGGCAATGAGCGTTTCGGATGGGACTCCTACCGGCGTTTTGTACAGATGTACGGCGATGTTGTCATGGATATGAAACCGGAGAACAAGGAAGATATCGACCCCTTCGAGGAAATCATGGATCACCTCAAAGAAGAGAAGGGAGTAAAACAGGATCTGGAGCTTACCGTTGATGATCTGAAGGAACTGGTGAAACGCTTCAAGGCCATGATCAAAAAACGTCTCGGCGTTGATTTCCCCACGGACCCGTGGGAGCAGCTCTGGGGCGCCATTGGAGCCGTTTTCGGTTCCTGGCACAATGACCGAGCCGTTCTTTATAGAAAAATGAGCGGCTATGATGACAGCTGGGGAACGGCAGTCAATGTTCAGGCCATGGTTTTTGGCAACATGGGTGAAGACTGCGCCACGGGTGTTGCCTTCACACGCGACCCGGCCAATGGAGATAACCGTTTCTATGGAGAATATCTTATCAATGCCCAGGGCGAGGACGTTGTGGCGGGCATCAGGACTCCGCAGCAGGTAACCGTGGTCGGTTCCCAGTTATGGGCCAAGGATAATGGAGTGTCCGATTCCGACCGCAAGAACAAATACCCCTCACTTGAGGAGACCATGCCGACAGTATACAAAACCCTGGTGGATGTGTATACCAAACTGGAAAAGCATTATAAGGATATGCAGGATATTGAATTCACGATCCAAAACGAGAAACTCTGGATGCTTCAGACCCGGAACGGCAAACGGACTGCGGCAGCCGCGGTAAACATCGCCGTTGACATGGTGAATGAGGGCCTCATAGACAAGAAGACGGCTCTTCTCAGGATCAGCCCCGATTCCCTTGACCAGCTCCTTCATCCCACCTTTGATCCCGCGGCGCAAAGGAAGGTTATCGCCAGGGGACTGCCGGCTTCTCCCGGAGCGGGGACAGGCAAGGTGGTGTTCCATGCCGATGACGCCGATGAGATGAATAAGAAAGGAGAAAAGGTAATCCTGGTAAGGATTGAAACATCCCCCGAGGACCTGAAGGGCATGAGCGCAGCACAGGGAATTCTGACCCAGCGCGGCGGTCAGACCTCACACGCTGCTGTTGTTGCGCGCGGTATGGGCAAATGCTGCGTATCGGGCTGCGGCTCCCTGGATATCAGTTACAGTAAAAAGGAGATCCGTGTCGGCGGAAATGTTATCAAAGAAGGAGAATATATCTCCATAGACGGAACAACGGGTGATGTGATGATGGGCGAGGTTCCCACGATTGACGCGGAGCTTTCCGGCAATTTCGGTATCATCATGCAGTGGTCCGATGAAATGAAGCGTCTTGCTATCAGGACAAACGCCGATACTCCCCATGACGCACAGGTTGCCCGCAATTTCGGCGCCCAGGGTATAGGCCTCTGCCGCACCGAACATATGTTTTTCGAGGGAGATCGCATCAAAGCGGTCCGCGAGATGATTCTTGCCGATGACCTGAAGGGCAGGAAGAAGGCGCTGGAGAAACTGCTCCCCATACAGCGCGGCGATTTTTACGGCATCCTGAAGGCCATGGAGGGATTCGGCGTGACCATTCGTCTCCTCGATCCCCCTCTTCATGAATTCGTTCCCCATGAAGAGGCACAGCAGAAGGAAATGGCCAAAGAGATGGGCATATCGGCTGAAGCGGTAAAAGCCAAGGTGGAAGCACTTCACGAATTCAATCCCATGCTGGGACACCGCGGCTGCCGTCTCGGAATCACCTATCCGGAAATTACCGAAATGCAGGCACGTGCAATATTTGAAGCGGCATGCCAGCTTAAATCCGAGGGTGTGAATGTGAAACCCGAGGTAATGGTGCCGCTTGTTGGTGCCGTGAAGGAACTTTCCCTGCAGAAGGAAATAATCGTTCAGACGGCAGAAAAGGTCATGGCAGAGAAGGGCATCAAGGTCGATTACATGGTGGGAACCATGATCGAGATTCCCAGGGCCGCTCTTACCGCCGATGAGATCGCAAAAGAAGCACAATTCTTCTCATTCGGCACCAATGACCTTACCCAGATGACCTTCGGCTACAGCCGCGACGACTCCGGAACGTTTCTCCCGGAATATGTCGATAAGAAAATACTTGCCGCCGATCCCTTCCGTGTTCTGGACCAGGAA
The Spirochaetae bacterium HGW-Spirochaetae-1 DNA segment above includes these coding regions:
- a CDS encoding sensor domain-containing diguanylate cyclase — translated: MPEKDFDEKNNSFAAGNMSMYERKVQEHERKIYDLKNLINLGISLSSNLDFESLVESILYSCIGQLFLDKVVILLQVDIDVDNYYIHMAKGYDEEFNRDRIILKSDSPLLKALSENPFPSLFDELMQNSDLTGDLNELSMLQPNLIVPMKSKNSLNGLIILGSKLTGESITYSEIEFLQDLAKFAAIAVENSRLYRMATLDRMTRLFIHHYFQERLVEEIKRSNRGKTPLTIIMSDIDHFKKFNDTYGHQQGDIVLKEAARLFRNNTRSIDIPARYGGEEFAIILPETDLTAGINIAKRLRQVIEEHEFPGQDTPLHVTISLGVAMYNPEIDFDKKDLIGRADSAMYKAKESGRNKVVAHKG
- a CDS encoding pyruvate, phosphate dikinase; protein product: MAKRVYVFGGGKSEGKADMKNLLGGKGANLAEMSNLGIPVPAGFTITTEVCTEYYDNNKQYSAGLKTEVETALKEVEKIMGAKFNDPENPLLLSVRSGARVSMPGMMDTVLNLGLNDETVQGIIRKSGNERFGWDSYRRFVQMYGDVVMDMKPENKEDIDPFEEIMDHLKEEKGVKQDLELTVDDLKELVKRFKAMIKKRLGVDFPTDPWEQLWGAIGAVFGSWHNDRAVLYRKMSGYDDSWGTAVNVQAMVFGNMGEDCATGVAFTRDPANGDNRFYGEYLINAQGEDVVAGIRTPQQVTVVGSQLWAKDNGVSDSDRKNKYPSLEETMPTVYKTLVDVYTKLEKHYKDMQDIEFTIQNEKLWMLQTRNGKRTAAAAVNIAVDMVNEGLIDKKTALLRISPDSLDQLLHPTFDPAAQRKVIARGLPASPGAGTGKVVFHADDADEMNKKGEKVILVRIETSPEDLKGMSAAQGILTQRGGQTSHAAVVARGMGKCCVSGCGSLDISYSKKEIRVGGNVIKEGEYISIDGTTGDVMMGEVPTIDAELSGNFGIIMQWSDEMKRLAIRTNADTPHDAQVARNFGAQGIGLCRTEHMFFEGDRIKAVREMILADDLKGRKKALEKLLPIQRGDFYGILKAMEGFGVTIRLLDPPLHEFVPHEEAQQKEMAKEMGISAEAVKAKVEALHEFNPMLGHRGCRLGITYPEITEMQARAIFEAACQLKSEGVNVKPEVMVPLVGAVKELSLQKEIIVQTAEKVMAEKGIKVDYMVGTMIEIPRAALTADEIAKEAQFFSFGTNDLTQMTFGYSRDDSGTFLPEYVDKKILAADPFRVLDQEGVGQLVKMGVEKGRSVKKDLKVGICGEHGGEPSSIEFCHKVGLDYVSCSPFRVPIARLAAAQAAIKNG